Below is a genomic region from Anaerobranca gottschalkii DSM 13577.
TACTGGAGAATAAACATTTCCATCAATAGGGTTAATAGCAAAACCTTCTCCTAAAATTCCTTCAGCAAAGGTTTTATCAGGAACCTGTTGTAAATCTAAAATTTCACCGTTAATTGGAGAGCTAACAAAAATCTCTTTAGATCCATTTTTAATCTCCTTTGGGTTATTATTACCATTTTCTATACTTAAACTCTTATTTGTTTCATTATTATTTTCTACTCCTTCATCTTGAAAACCTAAAATATTTACAGCAATAAAGGCACCGAAAAAGGCGATTATCATACCGATAATATAATGGATCATTGTTTGGGGTGTAACTATTGCTGTTCCTGGGATACCGGTAAGTCCTACTGCAGTCATTCCTACATTAGTTAAAACTACGTATCCTCCACCTAAAGCTCCCCCTATAGCTGCACCTATAAAAGGTCTTTTTAACCTTAAATTAACTCCAAAAATCGCTGCTTCTGTTATACCTAATAAACATGATGTCGCTGCGGGAATTGCTATTTGTTTAATCTTTTGATTTTTTGTTTTAAAATAGACCGCAAAGGCTGCTCCCCCTTGAGCCACATTAGCCATAGCCCAAATTGGTAATAGGAAGTTTACTCCAATTGAAGGATTAGCTAATAATCCCATTTCTACGGCATGGAAACTGTGGTGAATTCCTGTAATTACTATAGTTGAATATAAACCACCGAAGATTAAACCTGCTATTGGCCCTGCAATGTTATATAAGCTTTGTAAACTTTCTGAGATTAAATCACCAATAATTCTACCACCAGGTCCAATTACAATTAAGGATAGAAATGCCGTTGTTAATAAAGTTAAAAATGGTGTTAAAATGATATCTAGGATGTTAGGTACAATTTTTCTAAAAAATCTTTCCACATGGGCCATTGCCCAAACGGCGATTAAAATTGGCAGTACAGTACCTTGATAACCAACTAAACCTATCTCTAATCCAAAGAAATCTAAGGTGTTTTCGATTCCACCACCGATAGTCCAAGCATTTTGTAAGGCAGGGTGAATCAAAATTCCACCTAAAGCTGCTGCCACAAATGGATTAGTACCAAATTCCTTTGCAGCACTAAAAGCGATTAGTATAGGTAGAAAAACGAAGGCGGCATTAGAGAACATATCTAGTATAAAGACTAAACTACTATCTGGAGACACCCAACCAAAGGTTCCAATCATTCCTAAAGTACCCATTAGAAGACCACTGGCTACTATAGCTGGAATTATTGGAACAAAGATGTTAGATAAAACCCTGGCAAATCTTTGAAATGGATCTACCTTTTCCATTGCTGCCTTTTTAGTATGGGTTAAATCACTTTCTTTTAAACCTGATATTTCTATTAGTTCTTTATATACCTTATTTACTTTTCCTTGACCAATAATAATTTGTAATTGTCCAGAATTTATAAAAGCAGCTTCTACCATTTCTAAGTTTTCTAGTTCCTTTAACTTGATTTTCCCGTCATCCTTTGCCACGACCCTCAAACGGGTGGCACAATGAGTTACACTTTGGATATTTTCTTTTCCACCAACAAACTCTAGAACTTGCTGAGCAGTTTCTCTGTAATTCATTGTTTTTCCTCCTTTTAATTGTTTTTAAATATAAAAACTCAACCTAAGATAGTCGTAACAAATAGTTACAACTATTCCTTAAGTTGAGTTTTGCCTGCTTTACCAGTAACAACCTCAATTTTCTCTTTTAGATTCATCGATTACCCTTTGTAAATGTAAGCAAAGATAAACTATTTCATCTTTACCAAGTAAATAATCATAGTTTTTTTCAACATATTCTTTAATTTTTAAAGCACAGGAAAAGGCTTGACTGTAATTTTCTCTCATCATTTCATAAAAAGGTGTTTCACTTACAGATGCAGTTTTTTTACTTATAACCCTTTGAGCGAAAAACCTAATATGGGTTACTAACCTATCATAATACAGGGATCCGGTGTTAAGCTCTACTTTTAAATAATATTTAATTAGATTTAATAATTCTTGGACCATATTTGTGATATCTATGGTATTAGTCATACTTTCGCCCATAGTGGCATTAATTATGTGAAGGGCTATAAAACCAGCTTCATCTTCAGGCATTTGGATATTAAATTTCTCTTCAATAAGTTTTAATGCCCAAAGGCCTATTTGAAATTCCTTATTATAAAGTTTTTTGATTTCCCACAAGAGGTAGTTTTTGATCTGATAACCCTTTGAAAAACGGTTAATAGCAAAGGCTAAGTGATCAGCTAATGCTAAATGGATGTTATTTTCAAGTTGCCTCCCTAGTTTTTCTTCACTGTAAGATATTATCTTTTCTGAGATTTCCACAACTTCTTGGGGAATGTTTTCTAACATCTGTTGAAATTTACTGCTTTCTGATCCATCCTTCAAAGTAAAGATTTTTTCAATTTTATCCTTTTCAACCAAATCACCCTTTGATTTTCCAAAGGCTAAACCTTTTCCCATCACTACTACTTCTTGACCTGTTTCTTCTGATACGGATATTATGACATTGTTGTTTAAAACCTTTGAGATTCGCATAACATCCCTCCCTGTATAAAAAAACCTAAACTAATCCCCATAGGAGATTAATTTAGGTTTTGCCTGCATTACCAGTAACAATCCTAGTATTCACCTATTTACATGGTAATATACATCAAAACCTTTGTCAAGATGGAATTTCTACCTTTATAAGGAAATTACATCTAATGCAGTCATCGCCCCTAATTTGGTACATACAAGGGCAGCTACTTTATTGGCCTTTGCTGCTTTTTCCTTTAGTTTTTCAAAATTTCCAGTGATTCCTTTTAAATTCTCTTCCTCTACTAACTGAGATAAAAAAGCCCCTACAAAAGCATCCCCTGCACCTGTAGTATCAACAGGGTTAATTTTAATACTAGGAACCAACATTCTCTTTTGTGGTGTAGCTAAATAAGTCCCTTTACTTCCTAAAGTTATGGCAGATAGTGAATTATAGTCCTTATACATTTTGTCTAAAGCTTTATCTAAATTATTCTCTCCATATATCATAAAAAGTTCATCTTGAGATAATTTTACGAAGTGAACCTGGCTTATATATTCCTTAGCTAGTTCTATAAATTCTCCTTCTCTCCCCTTCCATAAATCACCCCGATAATTTGGGTCAAAGGAAAGGAAAACATCGTTATCTAAAGCCAATTTTAAACTTTCTTCATAGGCCTTTTTTAGATTTCCTCCTAGTAAAGCAGTAGCTGAACCTAAGTGTAAAATTTTACAATTGCTGAACCTTTCTTCAAATCCCTTTATTTCATATTGTTCATCGGCACCTCTGACAAAAACAAAATCCCGCTCTCCATCATCCATTATAGATACAAAGGCCATGGTTGTATTCCCTTTTTTTGTTATCATGGTTGTATCTACTCCATGATGATTAAGAGATTCAATCAAAAAGTCACCAAAGGGATCATTACCAACACAGCCAGCAAAACTTCCTTTTACTCCAAGACGGGAAGCCGTTGCCGCTACATTAGCAGGTGCTCCTCCAGCCCTTTTAACAAAATTTTCTCCTCCCTTTAAGTCTAACCCAGTATCTTCACATATGAAATCTATGAGTAGTTCACCAAGGCAAATTATTTCTTTTGTCATTTTCTTCCCTCCAATCCTTTTAATTAAATTCTATAATATTTAGTGGAGAAAATCAAAACCCTAAACTTATTTAATCTTAAGAAGTTTAGGGTTTATTTATGTATAATAATTTTCTACTTTATATTTTAAAAATATTGATCAACTTATCTAACGTCAAAGTTTTTTCGGAAATATCTTTACTTGCAATAGCTACTTTTTCAAAAACTGCTGATTGTTCTTCAATAGAAGCGGTAACTTGCTGTACAGCAGCAGAGTTGGATTCCGCTATACTCGATAAATTGTTTAGGGTATTTAAAATTTCTTCTTTCATATTATTTATAACCGATGAAGTATTATTAAGCTTGTTTATATTTTTTTTTGATATCTCAATAGCCTCTTTTATCATTATAAATTTATTTTTACTCATATTTACTTTTTCAGCTTGCTTTTTAGATAAAATGGCAACTTCATCCATAGTTTCTACTGCATTTTTTGAATTATTCTGAAGTTGCTCCACTATTTCATCTATAATTTTTGTAGATGCTGAAGATTGTTCCGCTAATTTCCTTATTTCTTCAGCTACTACTGCAAATCCTCTTCCTTGCTCCCCTGCCCTAGCAGCTTCAATTGCAGCATTAAGGGCTAAAAGATTAGTTTGATTGGCTATAGAGTCAATAAGTTCACTAGCTTCACTAATTTTTTTTACACTTTCATCTGTCAACAATGTTTCTTTTTGGATTTTTTCAATAGCAATAATATTTTGTTCTGTTATATTTGTGAGCTCTTTCATTTCCAATAATCCATCATCAACTAGCCTAACTACTTTTTGTGACGATTGATTAAGGCCTTCCATTAAATTTTGATTTTCTCCAATTTTTCTACCTAATTCTTCTCCTTTTTTATATCCTTCTTCTACACTTTTAACCTGTTCATTAGCCCCGATAGACACCTCTTCAATTGCCTTTGTTATTTCATAAGAGCTAGTATTTAAACCTTCTAGTACAGAGTTAATATTACTAGTATTTTTATTAGTTATTGAACTAATTTCTTTTATCTCTTTAATTAATTTATTCAACTGCTCTATAGTACTATTGGTAGCTTGAGCTAGTATAGCAAATTCATCTTTTCCTTTAATTTGTACTAATCTTGATATATCTCCCTCCCCAACTTTTTGTAAGTGTTCCATATGTTTTTTAAGCGGATTAATAAATAATTTTCTCATGGTGAAAATAATTATAAAATTAACTACGATAATATTAATTAATGTGTT
It encodes:
- a CDS encoding carbohydrate kinase family protein; amino-acid sequence: MTKEIICLGELLIDFICEDTGLDLKGGENFVKRAGGAPANVAATASRLGVKGSFAGCVGNDPFGDFLIESLNHHGVDTTMITKKGNTTMAFVSIMDDGERDFVFVRGADEQYEIKGFEERFSNCKILHLGSATALLGGNLKKAYEESLKLALDNDVFLSFDPNYRGDLWKGREGEFIELAKEYISQVHFVKLSQDELFMIYGENNLDKALDKMYKDYNSLSAITLGSKGTYLATPQKRMLVPSIKINPVDTTGAGDAFVGAFLSQLVEEENLKGITGNFEKLKEKAAKANKVAALVCTKLGAMTALDVISL
- a CDS encoding sucrose-specific PTS transporter subunit IIBC → MNYRETAQQVLEFVGGKENIQSVTHCATRLRVVAKDDGKIKLKELENLEMVEAAFINSGQLQIIIGQGKVNKVYKELIEISGLKESDLTHTKKAAMEKVDPFQRFARVLSNIFVPIIPAIVASGLLMGTLGMIGTFGWVSPDSSLVFILDMFSNAAFVFLPILIAFSAAKEFGTNPFVAAALGGILIHPALQNAWTIGGGIENTLDFFGLEIGLVGYQGTVLPILIAVWAMAHVERFFRKIVPNILDIILTPFLTLLTTAFLSLIVIGPGGRIIGDLISESLQSLYNIAGPIAGLIFGGLYSTIVITGIHHSFHAVEMGLLANPSIGVNFLLPIWAMANVAQGGAAFAVYFKTKNQKIKQIAIPAATSCLLGITEAAIFGVNLRLKRPFIGAAIGGALGGGYVVLTNVGMTAVGLTGIPGTAIVTPQTMIHYIIGMIIAFFGAFIAVNILGFQDEGVENNNETNKSLSIENGNNNPKEIKNGSKEIFVSSPINGEILDLQQVPDKTFAEGILGEGFAINPIDGNVYSPVDGKVMMAFETGHAVAINSFGAEVLIHFGIDTVKLNGEGFKLLVKNGDEVKVGTPLIQVDLEKIKDKVPSVITPVVITNSNDFSVERIYSEKNTQAGKEVLKLVRKDS
- a CDS encoding methyl-accepting chemotaxis protein encodes the protein MNKGKRISKWNLLNLNLKNSITFKLILIITATFLISAPIAQRISIFLSGIGINYTESSAYINTLINIIVVNFIIIFTMRKLFINPLKKHMEHLQKVGEGDISRLVQIKGKDEFAILAQATNSTIEQLNKLIKEIKEISSITNKNTSNINSVLEGLNTSSYEITKAIEEVSIGANEQVKSVEEGYKKGEELGRKIGENQNLMEGLNQSSQKVVRLVDDGLLEMKELTNITEQNIIAIEKIQKETLLTDESVKKISEASELIDSIANQTNLLALNAAIEAARAGEQGRGFAVVAEEIRKLAEQSSASTKIIDEIVEQLQNNSKNAVETMDEVAILSKKQAEKVNMSKNKFIMIKEAIEISKKNINKLNNTSSVINNMKEEILNTLNNLSSIAESNSAAVQQVTASIEEQSAVFEKVAIASKDISEKTLTLDKLINIFKI
- the licT gene encoding BglG family transcription antiterminator LicT, coding for MRISKVLNNNVIISVSEETGQEVVVMGKGLAFGKSKGDLVEKDKIEKIFTLKDGSESSKFQQMLENIPQEVVEISEKIISYSEEKLGRQLENNIHLALADHLAFAINRFSKGYQIKNYLLWEIKKLYNKEFQIGLWALKLIEEKFNIQMPEDEAGFIALHIINATMGESMTNTIDITNMVQELLNLIKYYLKVELNTGSLYYDRLVTHIRFFAQRVISKKTASVSETPFYEMMRENYSQAFSCALKIKEYVEKNYDYLLGKDEIVYLCLHLQRVIDESKREN